The nucleotide sequence TGCTTAAGCTCATCTAATGTTTCAACATTTTCATTAACATCTTTTGCAAACTCATCATCAAGTGCTGGAAGTTCTTTACGTTTTACTTCGTGAACTTTCACCTTGAATGTTGCTGGCTTTCCAGCTAGATCTTCTGAATGATACTCTTCTGGGAATGTTACTTCAACATCCTTTTCATCTCCAGCTTTTAAGCCAACAAGCTGCTCTTCAAAGCCTGGAATGAATTGACCTGAACCGATTTCTAGAGAATAGTTCTCAGCTTGTCCACCTTCAAATGCTTCGCCATCAACAAAGCCTTCAAAGTCCATAACAGCTGTGTCTCCATTTTCAATCGCTTGGTCTTCAACGACAACAAGTTCTGCTTGGTTTTCTTGAAGTTGTTTTAATTCGTTTTCAACATCTTCATCTGCCACCGTAACATCTTTTTCTTCAACTTCTAGCCCTTTATACTCACCAAGTTGTACTTCTGGCTTCACTGTTACGTTTGCTTTGAAAATAAGGTTGCTACCTTTTTCCATTTGATCGATATCGATGTCAGGACGATCAACTGGCTCGATGCCTGCTTCATCAATTGCTTGTGCATATGCTTCCGGTAATAGAATGTCTAGTGCATCTTGATATAAAGATTCCACACCAAACTTTTGTTCAAATAATGAACGAGGAACTTTCCCTTTTCTAAATCCAGGAACATTCACTTGGTTTCTTACTTTTTTAAATGCTTGATCAAGTGCAGCATCTACTTTTTCTGCCTCAACATCAACGGTTAAGACACCTTGGTTTCCTTCTAACTTTTCCCATTTAGCAGTCATTTATTCTTTCCCTCCAACTTTCATAAGGTTGACCCGTAACGAATAAACCTTTTAAATTCCATGATTTACAACCATTACATTATAACATATCACTTATTCAATTCAAGAACAATTGCTGTATTATAGCTTGAATGCCCATTGAAAGACTTGCTTGTTTACCGTCGTTATTTCTTCTGTTTTTTCAAGTAATACTCGTATTGGCTGATCATACGTTTTCGCAATCTCCTCTTCAGTATAATCACTTCCAATACTTTCTAGTCCTGCCATATGTATAGCTGCTGCCCAGAGATCTTTATCCTCAGGGGTTGGTGTAAGCGGATACAATGCAATCAAATAATGCCACCATAACTCTACCATCATCTCGTATAGACTTGGGTTCTCATGTTCAACTTCTTCTGATAATCGAT is from Desertibacillus haloalkaliphilus and encodes:
- the tig gene encoding trigger factor, with protein sequence MTAKWEKLEGNQGVLTVDVEAEKVDAALDQAFKKVRNQVNVPGFRKGKVPRSLFEQKFGVESLYQDALDILLPEAYAQAIDEAGIEPVDRPDIDIDQMEKGSNLIFKANVTVKPEVQLGEYKGLEVEEKDVTVADEDVENELKQLQENQAELVVVEDQAIENGDTAVMDFEGFVDGEAFEGGQAENYSLEIGSGQFIPGFEEQLVGLKAGDEKDVEVTFPEEYHSEDLAGKPATFKVKVHEVKRKELPALDDEFAKDVNENVETLDELKQELKDKLVKDKEHEADHHKRDTVVEAAAENATIDIPEAMITTEVDRMLQEFSQRLQAQGMTIDMYYQFAGTDEEGMREQFKSDAEKRVRINLTLEAIADAENIEVSEEDVEKEFEKMAEMYQRPVDEIKQLLQMQGGPDALKGDLKIQKAVDFLVDNSKTIA